Genomic DNA from Fimbriimonas ginsengisoli Gsoil 348:
GCGATCATCGACTGAAATTCGTAGATCGTCTGCAGATACCCCTGCGAGGCTTCCGGCTGGTACGGCGTGTAAGCGGTCAGGAATTCGCCACGGGAGATAACGGCGCCGACCGTCGCCGGGATATACCGATCGTAGATTCCCGCTCCCAGGAAGCAGGTCACGTCGGCCAGATTCACGTTTCGGCTGGCCAGCTCATGCAAGTGGGCCATGAGGCGCGGCTCGTCGAGAGCCGGCGGAAGATCCAAGCTGCCGGGGGCAACTCTCAGGTTCGCGGGAATTTCACGGAATAGCTCGTCGATCGTCTCGACGCCGATCACCGCAAGCATGTCTTGGCGATCTTGTTCGGTATGGGGAATGTAAGGCATTTTTTAGGCGTGAAGCGTTGGGCGCGAGGCACGAAGGGTGGCTGAGGTCTTTCCTCGCGCTTCACGCTTCACGCCTCATACCCGTTCCTAGCCCGCCACCTCGGAGTAGCCGGCGGCGTCCAGAAGTCCGCCAACCTCGCTCGGGTCGGCGACTCGGATCTTGATCATGTACCCCTTCCCGTAAGGGTCGGTGTTGATCAGCTCGCTCTGCGCGCCCAGCGCCTCGTTCGCATCGACCACTTCCCCACCCACCGGGGCGTACACGTCGCTTACCGTCTTAACCGATTCGACGCTACCGAACGAATCGCCCGCGGCGAGCACTCGGCCAACGGTCGGAAGGTCCACGTAAACGACGTCACCCAACTCGGACTGGGCGAAATCGGTGATCCCGATGGTGGCGACGTCGCCTTCTAAACGGACCCATTCGTGGGTCTTGGCGTACTTGAGGTCGGCTGGAATGTTGGACATAGACGTATCACTCCTCAGACGGATGGATGGACGATTCTACCGCCGAGAGCCCCGCTTCATGGCAAAATCATGGCGTGTCGCAACGCTACGACTACGTTCGCGGAGTTCTCATCGAAAGCTCCCTCAATCCGTCCCCGTTCGCCGAACTCGAGGGGTGGATCGAGATTGCCCGACGAGTCGATGTCGTTGAACCCACCGCCATGTGCGTGTCGACCGTGGGCGCCGACGGTCGCCCCAGCGCTCGCTTCGTCCTGCTTCGAGACCTCGATGAGCGAGGACTGACGTTCTTCACCAATTACGAGAGTCGAAAGGGCCGGGAGCTTGCCCAGAACCCGTTCGCCTGCGCCACCTTCTGGTGGGGCTCGCTCGAACGGCAGGTAAGGGTCGAAGGGAGGGTCGAGAAAGTATCTCCTGACGAAAGCGACGCCTACTTCCACAGCCGCCCGCGACAAAGCCAGTTCGCCTCTGCCGCTAGCCCCCAGAGCCAAGTCGTTCAGAGCCGCGAAGAGCTGGAGTCCGCCGTCGCCAACCTCGCCGCCCGGTACCCCGAAGGCGATATGCCAAGGCCAGAATCTTGGGGCGGCTACCGCCTTATTCCCGACCGCTTCGAGTTCTGGCAAGGCCGCCCCGCCCGCCTCCACGATCGTCTCGTCTACACCCTAGGAGGCGATCAATGGATCATCCACCGCCTAGCCCCGTAGATGTTCCTCGGATAAATCGCCCGTAGCCCGGGGATCATGCCCAGTGACAAATTAGGTTCACATTTCCCTTGTCTGATTTCACCCGTAGCCCGTGGCTAAATGCAGCGCACATGCGCGTAAAAACGACGTGCTGGCCTTCCCATTCAATCACGAGCGTCCGGCAACCGGAAGCAACGCCCGAATGGCTCCGAGGTGATATGCGGCGTGAGCCAGGTTGGCGATGGCGTAGATCGCCTGCTCGTCGTCCACGTAGGTCGGCTCAGACCGATACCAATCGACGGCGAAATCGTACTCCTCGCGCAGCTCTTCTCGCAATCGTTGCCACGACTCCTCGTCGAACTCTTGGACGGCCCAGCTTCCCTCCCAGTCGGAATCCGGGTTCTCTTCCCGCAGATTCGCATTGAATAGCTGTAGGTAGTAGCACAAGTGGCGGACGTGGGCGCCGATACTCGCCGACATCCCGCACTTGCGAACCGAGGCATCGGCCGCTGGCAACTGTTGCACGGCGTCGAAAATCGCCTCCTTCCCCTGGACGAACCAGGTCCCGGAAGCTTCGGGCGCGACCCCCTCGAATACCTCCCGAAACAGCTCCGACAAACCCATCTGCAACTGGTTGCTCACCGATCAAGATTACATCCAGGTTAGAAACGGGCGGTAGGCTTCGCTCCAATCTTTATGGCGAAGATTCCGTTTCGACCTTCCCAAACTCCCTCGATGAGAACAACGCCGCCCCCCCTCCCCCAAACGAAACAAGCCCCGCCCGGAAGAAGCCTCCGGGCGGGAAGATCTCCTAGATCGACGCTAGATCAAGGATTGTCCGGCAACCGGACCGTGACGTCGTTCGTAAGGCGAACGCCGAACTGGGTGCCCGGATCGAGCCGGACGTTGCTAGGGTTCCCACGATCCTTCTGAACCTGGCCAGCCACGTAGCCGAGCACGCCGCCAAGGATGGTCCCTTCTAACGGTTTCTTGGTCAAAAGTCCGACGAGAAGACCGGCGCCCGCGCCGTATCCGGCGTAGACGGTCCGATTATCCCGCGAGCTTCCCGTTGCGCGGATGCGCCCGCTGTCGTCGCGAACGACGCCGTTCGCGTCGAGCGAGATCAAGTTTCCGTTGATCGGGTAGGAGCTGCCGTTCGGCAATCGAATGCGCCGGAAGTCTAACTCGAGCAGACCCGGATCGTTGCCGGACCTCGGGCGAGCGGTAAGCACCCGGCCTTCTACCTTCGTTCCCTCCGGCAGCATGCCGTAGTAGTCGTCGCCCGTCGATCGTACCGTCGCGGTGAACTTATCCCCACGAAGTGATCCGTCTGAGCTCAAGGGGGTGTCGAGGGTGACCGGAAGCACGGTGTCTCGAGCGATGGTTTGCGCCCGGCCGTAACTGCCGTCGTTGATGTTCCCGTTCGATACTCCGTGCCAGTTGCCGTTGCTGTCTTGCCATCGGCCGCGCGGCATGTGCCACCGGCCGTTAGCATCTTGCCAACGCCCCTGGGCGTCTCGTAGCCGGCCTTGCCGGTCGGTCCACGTTCTTGGCGTTTGGTCGATCGATTGCCCACGCCCTTCGCCGGACGTCTGGATCATAACCAGTCGCTCGGCCTCTCGCCAGCGCACTTCGGCCCCCAGCGATTCGCTTAGGAATCTGATCGGAACCATGGTGGCGCCGTTGATGATCATCGCCGGGACGTCGAGGGTGACTTCGTGTCCGTCGACCGTTGCCGTTCGATCTCCAATTCGGAGACGCACGTCGCTGTCGCCCCGGGTGGCTACCACCGATCTGCTATTCGGTCGCCACTGAACGTAAGCGCCCATTTCCTCGAAGACGCCCCGGAGTGGCACGAGCACGCGTCCATTGACGCTGCGTGGGCTTGCGCCGTTAAAGTTGACCGGTTGTCCGTCGACGGTCACAGAGATTCCCTGCGCTCCGGCGACCGACGCGATCATTACGATCGCGGCCAATGCGGCGCCTTTGTGAATCTTGTTAGTCATGTCTTGCTCTCCTTTCGGTGCCTCCTACCTTGGAGTATTTGCTCGCGCACCTCAGGAAACGTGACGGTTGCGCGGCGGCACCAGAAAGATTGACGACGACGCGACCGATCGTGATCGTTTTGCTTCCTCTGCCGGGGCCTTTGGGGCCTAGGATGTAGCCTGGATCGTGTCGTTCAACGCATCGCCCTGACGCCCCGACAGGCGCGTTACGCAGGCGGCAATCGCCATATCGCCCGTTACGTTCAGCACCGTCCGGCACATGTCGAGAATGCGGTCGACGCCCAGAATCACCCCGATCGCCTCCGCCGGAATCTTGAACATCACGAGCACGCTGGCAATCATCGGCAGCGACCCGCCCGGAACTCCCGCCGTGCCGACCCCTGCGAGGATGGCCAGCACCATCACCTGAAGCTGCTGCGCCAGGTCGAGATGCACTCCGAACAACTGGGCGAGAAAAACGATCGTGACCCCCTCGAATAAGGCGGTTCCGTTTTGGTTGGCGGTCGCGCCGACCGTGAGCACGAAGGTGCTCACGTCGCGCGGTAAACCGATTTCTTCTTCTGCGGTCTGCAGGGCCAGCGGTAGGGTTGCATTGCTCGAGCTCGTGGCGAAGGCGGTCAACATAACCGCCCGCATCTTCCGGAAGAATATCGCCGGGCTTATCTTCGCCACAAACTTCAAAGCCAGCGAATAGGTGCCGAACTGGTGCAGCAAAAGCGCCGAGAGCACCACCGCCATGTACATTCCGAGCGCGACGAACAGGTGCGCCCCGACGCTCGAGGCGGTACGGAAAACGAGGAAGAACACCCCGAACGGAGCAATCTTCATCGCATACTCGACCACTTTTTGGCTCACTGCAAAGAGGGAGTCGAAAAACGCCTTCAACGGCGCCGCTTGCTCCGCATGCACCGAGGCAAGCGCGAGGCCGAAAACCAACGCGAAGAACATAACCGGCAGCAACCCACCGTCGAGCGCCCGCACGATCTCCTTGAACGGGTTCTTGGGAATAAAGCCGATGAGGGGCGGATCCTCTGGCTCTTTCTTCGCCGCTTCGAGCTGCTTTTCCCCCTGCGCCTTATTGGAATACTGGCTGATCAGCTCTTGCCGTTGGGCCGCCGGAATGTGATCTCCGGGCGCGATAAGGTTGACCGCGCCAAGGCCGATCATCACCGCCGTCCCGCTGAGCACCACGGTCATGATCAGCGAAAGAATGCCGATCCGCCCCACCTTCGCGGCGTTTCCGAGCTCTCCCACTCCAAGCACCAAGGCCGAGAAAAGGAGTGGCACCACGATCATAAAGATCATGTAAAGGAAGATGTTCCCCACCGGCTTGGCAAGCGTGTCGTTGAACCACGCCAGGTTGGGATTCTTCGCTCCCAAGATCGCCTGGGCAACGCCGCCGCAAACGGCTCCGAGGATTAACCCGGTAAGAACCTTCGTGTGAAGGGGCATTCCCTTGCCACTCGTGTGCATTCGCGCAGATTAGCACTTTGGCTTGGCGGGCGAACTGGCCCCTGGCACTACACGTTATAAACAATAGCTATGCTCGCCGCCCTTTTGACCTTTCCCCAACTCGCTCCGGGGCTGGCGACGCTTGGTTTTCAAAACGAGAACGGACGCTGGGTTGCCCCGTTAGCCTCGAAACGACCGACCGTGTTTTTCTTCATCCTCGCCGACTGCCCGATCGCTCGGCAGTATTCCGAGGAATTCAAGCGCCTCGTTCACGACTACCCCAGCGTGTCGTTTTATGCGGTCCATGCCGATCCATCGGCGACCCTGAAAGTGGCCAAAACTCACCGTCGCGAGTACCGTCTTCCCTGCCCGGAGCTTCTGGACCCTCGGCAGCGGCTAGTCCGCATGGCCCAAGCGACCGCCGTCCCCACCGCCGCCCTCTTCTCGGCCGAAGGAAGGGTGAAGTATTCCGGTCGAATCGACGACCGCTTCCCCGCCCTCGGCATCCAACGCCCCAAACCGGGCCGGCGAGACCTCCGCGTAGCGCTCGATGAGTACCTCGCCGGAAAACCGATCTCCGTCCCCCGAACCCCGGTCGTCGGCTGCGTCATCCCAAAGCCCTAACCCCATACGGACCGCAGAGCTCCAGCTCTGCCCTCTCTACGGCGAAGCCGTGTAGCCGGCACCTACGCGTGCCGCCACCTGCAGCGCAGCCAAAACGACCCGTTACCTGACGGGATCGCCATGCACCGTGACCCACCCGGTTTCCTCATCGATTTCAATCTCACGGTCGAGAAATTGACTCACTACCCAAGCCACCGTTGTAAGGTGCTCCGTCACGGAATTCGTCCGCCACCTGCTGCGGCCCGAAGCCAGAGCCGCGGGCAGCACGAGCTGGTCCGCAAGGTGCTCGTCCACGGTAGACGACCCTTGCTTCCACTCGGCGTAAGGCTGTCCCGCTTCCTCGGATACGACTTCCATCCGCTTGCCGCGAGCGCCGATGCCGGTGTACCCGGCGAACCCGTTCTCATATTGAGCGGCCACGAACGCCGCCGCCCCCGGGCTTAAAGCCATTCGCTCGCGGACCTCGATTGAAACCCGCTCATCGACGAACGAGCGAAGCCGCTCCGCTCCACGCCGGCCCACTTCTTCTGGAAGCGACGCCAAATCGATCCACCCGATCTCCGCAACCAGCTTTCCGCGCTCTTCCAGAAGAATCGGCTGCAGTCCACCCGAGCCACTAAGCTCTAAGCTCACCTCCCCGCCTCCCTTGGGGAAGAAACCGAACCGCGGAACGTTCAACGTTGACTCCACGCCCATCCGTCGCATCGCCGGCAAAAACACGTGCTCCAGATAGTCGGCGGGCGGTGCCGACGGATTGTGGGTCCCGCCCGTTACCGTCACTCGTGACACTCCTCCGGCAAGCGCGAGCGGGACGAAGACCGTCTGCAACACCAGAGTCGTCGCCCCCGCTGTGCCGATGTCGAAGCGAAAATCTCCTGCCTCGACCTTTCTCGCCGGTGCAAACCGGAGGTAGCCGGACTGAACCTCCGCCCCCTTCAGCTCGGCCCCGCAGATCTCCGCCGCCGCCTTTGCCGCCATCAGGTGCTGCGGTTGGAGGCCCGGCTTAGCCCGCTTACCGCGAATGCTGTGTATCTCCAGGGGTCGCCCGGTAATCGCCGCCAAGGCGAGAGAGGTGCGGAGCACCTGCCCCCCGCCCTCCCCATACGACCCGTCGATCACGACCAAATCGTTCATGTTGCTGGGTACAAGGTCAGGCGACGGAAGGTGACCGGCCCGTGGTCTCCCTGAACGAGTATCGGTCCCGGCTCCCCTTCGGCCGAGTCGAGCGCTCCGCCCGTGATGCCGGGAATTTCCTGGCGGTCGATAATCGTTACCACATTCAAAACGACGGTAATCCAGCGGCCGAGCAGGGTGATTTCGGCCGTGTTCCAAGCCTCGGGTGGGTTGATCGAGTTCGTCGTCGGAGCGAGGAAACCGTAGATCGCCCCGCTATTCCCCACCCCGTTCGGAGCTCCTTCGTAATCGTCCAGAATCTGGAGCTCGTACCGGCCCCGCAAATAGATCCCGCTATTGCTCCCCTTTGGATATCGATACTCGGCGACGAGTCGGAAGTCGCTGAATTTCTCAGTCGTGACGAGGTCGGTACCCGCCGCGGAATTCACGAGCATCCCGTCCTCGATCGACCATTTGTTGGCCAGATCGTCCCACCGAGCCGTCCATCCGCTGAGATCGGAGCCAATCAGTTCGATCGGCTCTCCGAAAGTCGGCGTGAAGCTCGGGAGCTCCGGCGCGCGAACCCCCACCCAAGCCCCTTCCGTGCCGTCGTCCAATACCGTCGTCCCAACCAATCGGCCATCGACGAGGGTCCCCTCAAAGGTGAGTTCAGTCTCCCTCCTCTCATACTGCTTGGGTAACCGGAAAGCGACGTAGTCTCCCTCGATGGAGGCCGAAGCAAGCGGCCGGGCGCTGCCGAACCGCCCCACAAACCGGCCGCCTCCCTGGGTCAGCTCGACCCAAGAAGGAAACTGATCCTCCGCCGGTCCAACCATCAAATCCCACCTACCCAGCAACTCGCTTTCCATAGGCTGCACATGTTTGCGTACCCGCTAACGTTGTGTCAAGCAGCCCCCGCGAAGAGGGCGATTCCCGTACAATTAAGCTCATGCCGCGTTGCGATGCGTGTGGGGTGGAAGCCGAGGCGCCCGGCAAATTCTGCGCCAACTGTGGCGTCAAATTCGTCGCCCGCAAAGATCCGGTTTCCGCGGGCGAGGACGGCGCCTATTTCTGTCCGAAACACCCAAAGGAAGTGACCCGGGTTACCTGTGGACGGTGCGAAAAGCCGATTTGCCATCGCTGCATCGTCATGAGCCCGGCCGGTGTGCGCTGCCGCGATTGCGCCCGGAACAAACGCCCGGTACGAGTGCGGGGCGTCCTCCACAATGCCGCCCACGCCATCGGCCCAATGGACCAAAAGAAGGTTTGGTACCTCTACATCCTGGCCATGATCGCCCGCCTGTTCGGTGGATGGTGGCGATAGCCCTCGAAAAGGTAAGGTCCGAGCATGAAAATCGCGCTCGGGGCCGACCACGCCGGATTCGAACTCAAGCAGCTCCTCGTTAAGGAGATCACCGATCTCGGTCACGATGTGATCGACCTCGGAGCGACCTGCTACGACGCGCTCGACGACTATCCCGACTTCGCCCAGAGCGTCGGCGAAACCGTGGCCGCCGGCAAAGCCGACCGCGGAGTGGTCGTCTGCGGCAGCGGCATCGGCGCAAATATCGCGGCGAACAAGATTCCTGGCGTGCGAGCCGGAATATGTCCCGATACCTATTCCGCCCACCAAGGCGTAGAACACGACGACATGAACGTGCTCATCCTCGGCTCCCGAGTTATGGGAGTGGAGGTGGTACGCGAAGTCCTGCGCAGTTACTTACAGGCCGAATTCAGTGGCGAAGAGCGGCATGTCCGACGGTTGAACAAGGTGCTCGCGATCGAATCGCACTACACCCATATCCACAAACCATGAGCCAAGAAAAGATCGACCCGCAGAACCTCGCCTTGGGCGAATACGAGGCGGCTGTAAAAGAGCGCCTCGAGCAGCTTCGACAGTCCGACTTCAGCAACCGCTTTTGGAAGAAAGATCCAACCCTCTGGGGTGGCGACGCTCAGCGGCAACAGGCGGTCGCCTCCATGCTTGGCTGGATCGACGTGCTACCGAAGATCGAAGCCCGCCTCGCTGAGATCGACGACTTCGTAGCCGACGTTCGGCAAGCCGGTTTCGAGCGGGTAATCCTCGCTGGAATGGGTGGCAGCTCGCTCGCTCCGCTCGTCTTTTCGGAATGCATCCTCCGCGGCGAGAATGGTCTACGCGTCGACGTGCTCGATTCAACCGATCCCGCGACCGTGCTTCGGATCGAGCGAGCCGGCTCGCTCGATAAGACGCTGGTCGTAATCGCCAGCAAGTCGGGCTCCACCGCCGAGCCGACCGCCTTCGATACCTACTTCTTCGACAAGATCGGAAATCCCGCCAACTTCGTGGCGATCACCGATCCGGGATCGCCGTTCGAGAAGTCGGCGCGCGACCGAAACTTCCGAAAGATTTTCCTCAACTACGCCGACATCGGCGGCCGCTTCTCCGCCCTCAGCTTCTTCGGCCTCGTCCCGGCCGCCCTGATGGGCTTGGACGTGCGCGAAATGCTCCAGCAAGCGATGGCGCTGCAAAACGCGAGCGAACCGGCCTTTGAGCTTGGCGCAGCCCTCGGTGAATTGGCGAAGGGAGGGCGAGACAAGCTCACGTTCCTCACCACCCCCGAATTGTCTCCGCTGGGGCTCTGGATGGAGCAACTCGTCGCCGAGAGCACCGGCAAGCAAGGAACCGGAATCCTTCCGATTGCCGGCGAGGAGCCCGGACCGCCCAGCGTATACGGGGTTGACCGCGTATTCGTCGTGTTCCGCTCATTCGGCACGGACTGCACCAGCGTAGATATCGCCGCGGCCCCGCTCCGGAGCGCCGGCCACCCGGTGGTTACCCTCGACCTGCAAGGTCCCTATGCGATCGCCCAGGAGATGTTTCGGTTCGAGATCGCAACGGCCGTGGTCGGCGCGATTCTCGATATCAACCCGTTCGACCAGCCGAATGTCCAAGAGAGTAAGGACATCACCAAGAAGCTTCTCGAAACGGTGGAGCGCGATGGCCATCTCCCCGAGAGCCCTGTCAGCATCAATGAAACGCCGCTGAAGATGTTCGGCGATACCTGCGCCGATACGATCTCGGAAGCCGTCCAGATATTCCTCAGCGGCCACCAGCCCGACGACTACGTCGCAATCATGGCATACCTTCCGGAGAGCGAGGAGCTGACCAAAGCGCTTCATCATCTTCAACGCGACATCCGCGACCACACCCGTTTGGCCACGACATTCGGCTACGGCCCCCGCTTCCTCCATTCCACCGGCCAGTACCACAAGGGCGGCCCTTCGAACGGCTACTACCTACAATTGACCGGTGGCCACTCCGCAGATGCCCCGATCCCCGCCCGCCGCGCCTCCTGGGGTCAATTTATCGATGGCCAGGCGATGGGCGACTTGGAAGCGTTGCGAAGTAAAGGACGCCGGGTACTGAGAATCGATTTGGGAACCGACCCGGTCGCCGCCTTGCCGGCGTTGGCCAAGTCGTTCGCCGAGGGACTGAAGCAGATCTAGACCTTTCGCAGGCCGGACGCCTGTGCCACAAATAGAAAAATGAGCGAAAACACGAACGAGCCACAGTACGACTTCGGGATCATGGGCTTGGGCACGATGGGACGCGCCCTCCTGCTCAACATGGCCGACCACGGAAACGCCGTGTGCGGCTGGAATCGCGACCCGTCGAAGGCGCAAGCGGTCCAAGAGGAGACGGGCGGAAAAGTCGGCGGCTTTTCCGACCTGGGCCTGTTCGTGGCCGCCATCCGCAAGCCGAGAGCGATTATGATCCTCGTCCCCGCCGGCGGACCCACCGACGGGGTGCTACAGGGACTTCACCCCTACCTCGATCCCGGCGACTTCGTGATCGACGGCGGCAATGCTCACTTCAAGGACACCGAGCGCCGGATCACTGAAATGGGCGAGTTCGGCTTCGGCTTTATGGGGATGGGAGTCTCCGGTGGCGAGAAGGGCGCGCGGTACGGCCCCAGCATGATGCCCGGCGGAACACCCGAGCAATACGAGCGGATCCGGCCGATTCTCGAGAGCGTCGCTGCCAAGTACGACGGCGAGCCGTGCGTCGCCCTAATGGGCGCCCGCTCCGGCGGACACTACGTGAAGATGGTGCACAACGGCATCGAGTACGCCGTCATGCAGCTCATTGCCGAGACGTACGACATCCTGCACCGAGCCCAGGGCCGTGGCAACGACGACCTCGCCCAAATGTTCGGACGATGGAATCAAGGGGAGTTGCAGAGCTTCCTCGTCGAGATCACCAGCATCGTCTTGGCTGAGAAAGATGGCGACAAATCGCTCGTCGACCTCATCTCCGACAAGGCGAAGAGCAAAGGGACCGGCAAATGGACGTCGCAGGACGCCATGGACCTCGGAATGCCGGTGCCGAGCATCGACGCCGCCGTCAACGCCCGTGAAGTCAGCGGCTACAAAGGCGACCGCGAGGCCGCGGAGAAGCTCTACGGCACTCCGCTCCTGGGCAACGTCTCCGACATTGCCGAGGGCGACCTGGAAAAGGCGTTGCTCGCCTCCATGATCCTCTGCTACGCGCAAGGGCTCGCCCAGATCCGGGCCGCGAGCGACGAGTACAAGTACGGTACCGATCTGCCCACCGTCGCCAAGGTGTGGCGCGCCGGCTGTATCATCCGCTCCCGCGAGCTTGCCCATATTCAGGCTGCTTACGCCAACCGCACCGACCTGCCGAACCTGCTGCTCGATCAGGATTACTCGCGCCGCTTGCACGACCTGATTCCCGCGCTGCGCAAAGTCGTCGTCTCCGCCACCGCCGCCGGCATCCCGATCCCCGCGTACGCCGCCTCGCTCAACTACTTCGACAGCTACCGAACCGGACGCTTGCCCGCCAACCTCATCCAAGCGCAACGCGACCTGTTCGGCGCGCACACTTACGAGCGGCTCGACAAGGAGGGGTCGTTCCACACCCAGTGGGAATAAAAGATGCAACCTCCTGAGCTTCCACCGACCATCGTCGCGATCTTCGGCGCAACCGGAGATCTGACCAAGCGCAAGCTGTTGCCGGCGCTCTACAACCTGTGGCTGGATGGGCAGATGCCCAAGCAGTTCTCCATCCTCGGCGTCTCCCGGCAAGGCAGCACCGAGCAGTTCTGCGAGGGGATGAAGCAGGCGATGGCCGAATTCTCTCGCCGAGGGGCGCCCGACGAAACGAAGTGGCGAGAGTTCGCCAAGCACATCGAGTTCCTAAAGGGAACGTTCGACGATCCGCGCACCTTCGAGAAGCTGAAGCACCGGATCGAAAAGGACGAGGCGGAATACGGGCAACGCGCGTCGCGCGTTTACTATCTCTCTGTCCCTCCCGGAATCTTCGGAATGATCGCCGACGGTCTCGGTCACGCCGGCCTCTCGCAAGATAGGACCCACGACCGGATCGTTATCGAGAAGCCGTTCGGCCGTGACCTCGAGTCGGCCGAGGCGCTGAACGCGCAAATCCTCCGGAACTTCGAGGAGCGGCAGATCTACCGGATCGACCATTACCTGGGCAAGGAAACCGTTCAAAACATCCTCGCCTTCCGGTTTGCGAATGCGCTTTACGAACCGATCTGGAATCGGCGTTACGTGGACCACGTGCAGATCACCGTGGCGGAGGATGTCGGCGTCGGCACCCGCGGCAACTACTACGAAACCTCCGGCGCCCTCCGCGACATGGTGCAGAACCATCTGCTCCAGCTCATGTGCCTCGTGGGAATGGAGCCGCTCGCCTCGTTCGATGCCGACGAGGTTCGAAACAAGAAGGTCGACGTACTCCGCGCCGTGCGCCCGCTGGCGAAGCAAGATCCCCACGACTATGCCGTGCGAGGCCAGTATGGCCCCGGCAAT
This window encodes:
- a CDS encoding 3-keto-disaccharide hydrolase, encoding MESELLGRWDLMVGPAEDQFPSWVELTQGGGRFVGRFGSARPLASASIEGDYVAFRLPKQYERRETELTFEGTLVDGRLVGTTVLDDGTEGAWVGVRAPELPSFTPTFGEPIELIGSDLSGWTARWDDLANKWSIEDGMLVNSAAGTDLVTTEKFSDFRLVAEYRYPKGSNSGIYLRGRYELQILDDYEGAPNGVGNSGAIYGFLAPTTNSINPPEAWNTAEITLLGRWITVVLNVVTIIDRQEIPGITGGALDSAEGEPGPILVQGDHGPVTFRRLTLYPAT
- the rpiB gene encoding ribose 5-phosphate isomerase B; the protein is MKIALGADHAGFELKQLLVKEITDLGHDVIDLGATCYDALDDYPDFAQSVGETVAAGKADRGVVVCGSGIGANIAANKIPGVRAGICPDTYSAHQGVEHDDMNVLILGSRVMGVEVVREVLRSYLQAEFSGEERHVRRLNKVLAIESHYTHIHKP
- the gndA gene encoding NADP-dependent phosphogluconate dehydrogenase — protein: MSENTNEPQYDFGIMGLGTMGRALLLNMADHGNAVCGWNRDPSKAQAVQEETGGKVGGFSDLGLFVAAIRKPRAIMILVPAGGPTDGVLQGLHPYLDPGDFVIDGGNAHFKDTERRITEMGEFGFGFMGMGVSGGEKGARYGPSMMPGGTPEQYERIRPILESVAAKYDGEPCVALMGARSGGHYVKMVHNGIEYAVMQLIAETYDILHRAQGRGNDDLAQMFGRWNQGELQSFLVEITSIVLAEKDGDKSLVDLISDKAKSKGTGKWTSQDAMDLGMPVPSIDAAVNAREVSGYKGDREAAEKLYGTPLLGNVSDIAEGDLEKALLASMILCYAQGLAQIRAASDEYKYGTDLPTVAKVWRAGCIIRSRELAHIQAAYANRTDLPNLLLDQDYSRRLHDLIPALRKVVVSATAAGIPIPAYAASLNYFDSYRTGRLPANLIQAQRDLFGAHTYERLDKEGSFHTQWE
- a CDS encoding stalk domain-containing protein; translation: MTNKIHKGAALAAIVMIASVAGAQGISVTVDGQPVNFNGASPRSVNGRVLVPLRGVFEEMGAYVQWRPNSRSVVATRGDSDVRLRIGDRTATVDGHEVTLDVPAMIINGATMVPIRFLSESLGAEVRWREAERLVMIQTSGEGRGQSIDQTPRTWTDRQGRLRDAQGRWQDANGRWHMPRGRWQDSNGNWHGVSNGNINDGSYGRAQTIARDTVLPVTLDTPLSSDGSLRGDKFTATVRSTGDDYYGMLPEGTKVEGRVLTARPRSGNDPGLLELDFRRIRLPNGSSYPINGNLISLDANGVVRDDSGRIRATGSSRDNRTVYAGYGAGAGLLVGLLTKKPLEGTILGGVLGYVAGQVQKDRGNPSNVRLDPGTQFGVRLTNDVTVRLPDNP
- the pdxH gene encoding pyridoxamine 5'-phosphate oxidase, with amino-acid sequence MSQRYDYVRGVLIESSLNPSPFAELEGWIEIARRVDVVEPTAMCVSTVGADGRPSARFVLLRDLDERGLTFFTNYESRKGRELAQNPFACATFWWGSLERQVRVEGRVEKVSPDESDAYFHSRPRQSQFASAASPQSQVVQSREELESAVANLAARYPEGDMPRPESWGGYRLIPDRFEFWQGRPARLHDRLVYTLGGDQWIIHRLAP
- a CDS encoding redoxin domain-containing protein, with protein sequence MLAALLTFPQLAPGLATLGFQNENGRWVAPLASKRPTVFFFILADCPIARQYSEEFKRLVHDYPSVSFYAVHADPSATLKVAKTHRREYRLPCPELLDPRQRLVRMAQATAVPTAALFSAEGRVKYSGRIDDRFPALGIQRPKPGRRDLRVALDEYLAGKPISVPRTPVVGCVIPKP
- a CDS encoding dicarboxylate/amino acid:cation symporter, with the translated sequence MHTSGKGMPLHTKVLTGLILGAVCGGVAQAILGAKNPNLAWFNDTLAKPVGNIFLYMIFMIVVPLLFSALVLGVGELGNAAKVGRIGILSLIMTVVLSGTAVMIGLGAVNLIAPGDHIPAAQRQELISQYSNKAQGEKQLEAAKKEPEDPPLIGFIPKNPFKEIVRALDGGLLPVMFFALVFGLALASVHAEQAAPLKAFFDSLFAVSQKVVEYAMKIAPFGVFFLVFRTASSVGAHLFVALGMYMAVVLSALLLHQFGTYSLALKFVAKISPAIFFRKMRAVMLTAFATSSSNATLPLALQTAEEEIGLPRDVSTFVLTVGATANQNGTALFEGVTIVFLAQLFGVHLDLAQQLQVMVLAILAGVGTAGVPGGSLPMIASVLVMFKIPAEAIGVILGVDRILDMCRTVLNVTGDMAIAACVTRLSGRQGDALNDTIQATS
- the gcvH gene encoding glycine cleavage system protein GcvH, encoding MSNIPADLKYAKTHEWVRLEGDVATIGITDFAQSELGDVVYVDLPTVGRVLAAGDSFGSVESVKTVSDVYAPVGGEVVDANEALGAQSELINTDPYGKGYMIKIRVADPSEVGGLLDAAGYSEVAG
- the rtcA gene encoding RNA 3'-terminal phosphate cyclase, coding for MNDLVVIDGSYGEGGGQVLRTSLALAAITGRPLEIHSIRGKRAKPGLQPQHLMAAKAAAEICGAELKGAEVQSGYLRFAPARKVEAGDFRFDIGTAGATTLVLQTVFVPLALAGGVSRVTVTGGTHNPSAPPADYLEHVFLPAMRRMGVESTLNVPRFGFFPKGGGEVSLELSGSGGLQPILLEERGKLVAEIGWIDLASLPEEVGRRGAERLRSFVDERVSIEVRERMALSPGAAAFVAAQYENGFAGYTGIGARGKRMEVVSEEAGQPYAEWKQGSSTVDEHLADQLVLPAALASGRSRWRTNSVTEHLTTVAWVVSQFLDREIEIDEETGWVTVHGDPVR